A window of Mycolicibacterium fluoranthenivorans contains these coding sequences:
- a CDS encoding APC family permease translates to MTTTPEKTVPDGTGKRLTGHLGPIGIVFMVVAAAAPLTVIGGNMPLAMGLGNGAGAPMGFVIAALVLLVFSIGFVTMTPHVPEAGAFFSYVTVGLGERMGKGIAVVALIAYTAIQIGIYGYIGWAINDTVTHYGGPVIPWPVYAFAVLLIVAVLGYRHIELSAKVLGVALACEIGIVVVLDVVMVAKPGPAGLTFTSFDPATFTQGTIGIAILFALTGFIGFEATAVFRDEARDPERTIPRATYAAVIIIGAFYAITVWAFVVAIGPDQVGAVAQKTLDGEGNMLLDTTGDMLGTVGRDIVNVLLLTSLFACVLSFHNVIARYQFVLAGKGLLPARLAQVHDTHAAPSFSSVVQTVTAAVIVGVLAILGIDPLVGVFGSMAGVATVGMVVLMLTTSIAVLVFFLRNRDRVPGHLWTTRIAPALAVLGLLAGLWLVLSNFTLVTGGSTTLSTILAAIPFLGLVIGFAAWRPSRSITGQLQSPRRSS, encoded by the coding sequence ATGACCACCACACCGGAGAAGACCGTCCCGGACGGCACGGGCAAGCGCCTCACCGGGCATCTCGGCCCCATCGGAATCGTGTTCATGGTCGTCGCCGCGGCCGCCCCGCTGACCGTGATCGGTGGCAACATGCCACTGGCCATGGGGCTCGGCAACGGCGCCGGTGCACCCATGGGTTTCGTCATCGCGGCCCTGGTGTTGCTGGTCTTCAGCATCGGCTTCGTGACGATGACGCCTCACGTCCCCGAGGCCGGCGCCTTCTTCTCCTATGTCACCGTCGGCCTGGGTGAACGCATGGGCAAAGGTATCGCCGTCGTCGCACTGATCGCCTACACCGCCATCCAGATCGGTATCTACGGGTACATCGGCTGGGCCATCAACGACACGGTGACGCACTACGGCGGACCCGTGATCCCCTGGCCTGTCTATGCTTTCGCGGTCCTGCTGATCGTGGCGGTGCTCGGCTACCGGCATATCGAGCTCAGCGCGAAGGTCCTGGGCGTGGCGCTGGCGTGCGAGATCGGCATCGTCGTGGTGCTCGACGTGGTGATGGTGGCCAAGCCCGGCCCGGCCGGCCTCACCTTCACCTCCTTCGACCCCGCCACCTTCACCCAGGGCACCATCGGCATCGCGATCCTGTTCGCCCTCACCGGTTTCATCGGCTTCGAGGCCACCGCCGTGTTCCGCGACGAAGCGCGCGACCCCGAGCGCACCATTCCGCGGGCCACCTACGCCGCGGTCATCATCATCGGCGCGTTCTACGCGATCACCGTGTGGGCGTTCGTGGTGGCCATCGGGCCCGACCAGGTCGGTGCCGTGGCACAGAAAACCCTCGACGGCGAGGGCAACATGCTGCTGGACACCACCGGTGACATGCTGGGCACCGTCGGCCGCGACATCGTGAACGTGCTCCTGCTGACCAGCCTGTTCGCCTGCGTGCTGTCCTTCCACAACGTGATCGCTCGCTACCAGTTCGTGCTGGCCGGCAAGGGCCTGCTACCCGCCCGACTCGCCCAGGTCCACGACACTCATGCGGCGCCGTCGTTCTCGTCGGTGGTGCAGACGGTGACCGCCGCAGTCATCGTCGGCGTGCTGGCGATTCTGGGCATCGATCCGCTGGTCGGGGTGTTCGGTTCGATGGCGGGCGTCGCCACGGTCGGCATGGTCGTACTGATGCTGACCACCTCGATCGCCGTGCTGGTGTTCTTCCTGCGCAATCGGGACCGGGTGCCAGGGCACCTGTGGACGACACGGATCGCGCCCGCGCTGGCCGTCCTCGGACTGCTCGCCGGCCTGTGGCTGGTGCTCTCGAACTTCACCCTGGTCACGGGCGGCAGCACGACGCTGAGCACGATCCTGGCCGCGATCCCGTTCCTGGGGCTCGTCATCGGTTTTGCTGCCTGGCGGCCGTCACGGTCGATTACCGGCCAGCTGCAATCGCCTAGGAGATCATCGTGA
- a CDS encoding P1 family peptidase: MRARDLGVVIGEHPTGPKNAITDVAGVRVGHTTLQSAGVNTGVTVVVPHDGIWTEPVFAGSHRLNGSGELTGLEWIRESGELTTAIGLTNTHSVGVVRDELVAAQVRARGEGIYWSLPVVGETYDGLLNDINGFHVRPEHARAALENASSAAPAEGNVGGGTGMICHGFKGGIGTSSRVTDTVSGQYTIGVLVQANHGRRERLRINGVPVGQLIGPDRVPLPDLPRQYEPGSGSIIVIVATDAPLLPHQCTRLAQRSALAVSRIGGTGEQYSGDLMLAFSTGNRGIPPYAWDEDASTPRPEIPLRMVAPQLMTRLFDLTIEATEEAIVNAMVAATTLTGHRGFTAHALDHNLLRQAMRTNTSDAQEIS, translated from the coding sequence ATGCGTGCCAGAGACCTCGGCGTGGTCATCGGGGAACACCCCACCGGACCGAAGAACGCCATCACCGATGTCGCAGGGGTGCGGGTGGGACACACCACCTTGCAGAGCGCAGGCGTCAACACCGGTGTCACGGTGGTCGTCCCCCATGACGGCATCTGGACCGAACCGGTGTTCGCCGGCTCGCATCGCCTCAACGGCAGCGGCGAACTGACCGGCCTGGAATGGATCCGGGAATCCGGTGAACTCACCACGGCGATCGGGCTCACCAACACCCACAGCGTCGGCGTGGTCCGCGATGAGTTGGTGGCAGCGCAGGTGCGCGCCCGGGGTGAGGGCATCTACTGGTCCCTGCCCGTCGTCGGCGAGACCTATGACGGCCTGCTCAACGACATCAACGGCTTCCATGTCCGGCCCGAGCATGCCCGGGCCGCGCTCGAGAATGCCTCCTCCGCCGCGCCGGCCGAGGGCAATGTCGGCGGCGGCACCGGCATGATCTGCCACGGCTTCAAGGGTGGCATCGGCACCTCGTCACGCGTCACCGACACGGTCTCCGGCCAGTACACGATCGGCGTCCTGGTTCAGGCCAATCACGGTCGGCGCGAACGACTCCGGATCAACGGTGTCCCCGTCGGGCAGCTGATCGGACCGGACCGAGTTCCGTTGCCCGACCTGCCGAGACAGTACGAACCGGGCTCTGGCTCCATCATCGTCATCGTCGCCACCGACGCCCCGCTGCTCCCCCATCAGTGCACCCGGCTGGCTCAGCGCAGCGCGCTCGCGGTGAGCCGGATCGGCGGCACCGGCGAGCAGTACAGCGGGGACCTGATGCTGGCCTTCTCCACCGGCAACCGTGGCATCCCCCCGTACGCATGGGACGAGGACGCGTCGACGCCACGTCCCGAGATCCCCCTGCGGATGGTCGCACCGCAGTTGATGACCCGGCTGTTCGATCTGACGATCGAGGCCACCGAGGAGGCCATCGTCAACGCCATGGTCGCCGCCACCACCCTGACCGGCCACCGCGGTTTCACCGCGCACGCCCTGGACCACAACCTGTTGCGCCAGGCCATGCGCACCAATACCTCTGACGCTCAGGAGATCTCATGA
- a CDS encoding TetR family transcriptional regulator has protein sequence MARPNKQVERRHDIMDAAIALIERHDLATLKLADVAEQLGLTTNAVRYYFKDMTQLLSELALRSDVRFYDERLKLQSPSGDTREQLVLTIAAGLPTGPDDAEWRAIWRAVLSAGFELDQRRDVQGIYHRQVDLYTDLLLAGAKGEVFRLQQPARDIAMTLMSMEDYFGYRIVARDPGLSRAVALRLMRQYAELATGVSLPEID, from the coding sequence ATGGCACGGCCGAACAAGCAGGTGGAACGGCGTCACGACATCATGGATGCGGCGATCGCGCTGATCGAGCGCCATGATCTGGCCACCCTGAAGCTTGCTGACGTCGCCGAACAGCTCGGACTGACCACCAATGCGGTGCGCTACTACTTCAAGGACATGACGCAGCTGCTCTCGGAGCTGGCGCTGCGCTCCGACGTCCGGTTCTACGACGAGCGGCTCAAACTGCAGAGCCCGTCGGGTGACACGCGCGAGCAGCTGGTGCTGACCATCGCCGCCGGTCTGCCCACCGGTCCCGACGATGCCGAGTGGCGGGCGATCTGGCGGGCCGTGCTGTCCGCCGGATTCGAGCTCGATCAACGCAGGGATGTGCAGGGCATCTACCACCGCCAGGTCGACCTGTACACGGACCTGCTGCTGGCGGGGGCGAAGGGTGAGGTGTTCCGGCTGCAGCAGCCGGCGCGCGATATCGCCATGACGCTGATGTCCATGGAGGACTACTTCGGTTACCGGATCGTCGCGCGCGATCCCGGGTTGAGCCGGGCCGTTGCGCTGCGGTTGATGCGGCAGTACGCGGAGTTGGCGACCGGGGTGTCGTTGCCTGAGATCGACTAG
- a CDS encoding excalibur calcium-binding domain-containing protein: MMTPRDVSCPSNGGRWPNGDPVASGFGYAGAAFKWASILKGELFMVVRVLFAAACIAMAGSVFAPIAAAAPYKNCTEAKADGACNIPSSSDKYQSKLDRDGDGLGCEC; the protein is encoded by the coding sequence ATGATGACGCCGCGCGACGTGTCGTGTCCGTCGAACGGCGGACGTTGGCCCAACGGCGATCCGGTGGCGTCGGGGTTCGGCTACGCTGGCGCCGCATTTAAATGGGCGTCAATATTGAAAGGGGAGCTGTTCATGGTTGTTCGGGTTCTCTTCGCCGCTGCCTGTATCGCCATGGCCGGCTCGGTATTCGCCCCCATCGCCGCGGCCGCTCCCTACAAGAACTGCACGGAGGCGAAGGCGGACGGCGCCTGCAACATCCCGTCGAGCTCGGACAAGTACCAGTCGAAGCTCGACCGCGACGGGGACGGCCTCGGGTGTGAATGCTGA
- a CDS encoding 3'-5' exonuclease produces the protein MTRAQAPSANAGIGHLIGRDGRIAVVDVETTGVYNTDRVVEIAIVTLDCDGRVHDEFETLIQPMRDVGPTWLHGIDAAMLRGAPAFAEVAHHIASRLDGAVIVGHNVRFDMRMIGNQLSAAGIDIDWGSAIDTLRATGCTLDQACSEHGVVLEVAHRAIADARATAGLLFATSDRYLETCRPAVARPLRVTPVRVCAREGHIDVLPPAPYLAALAGGLHSSPDVAPYVQLLATAIADLRLTADERAALRSLAQELGLDEWEIARAHREFVNGLIDAAVEDGVVTDDEHGDICRAAALLGVEIDAVMVRIEPFRAVTGDMDLIPGMSVCFTGQGELGGVVIDRKTQEGMAQKHGLVVVTSVTKNRPDLVVAADGDSRSANARRARELGVPICSFSEFARALESGGPVPSARAASAGAAMVCITCGSSWMAPRKVLASVCVDCSRARLLGPKPTETASSTAEAHCDKKEQTV, from the coding sequence GTGACGCGCGCTCAGGCGCCATCTGCCAACGCGGGTATCGGACACCTGATCGGTCGCGACGGCCGCATCGCGGTTGTCGACGTGGAGACCACGGGCGTCTACAACACCGATCGAGTCGTCGAGATCGCCATCGTGACGCTCGACTGCGACGGACGCGTTCACGACGAGTTCGAGACCCTCATCCAGCCGATGAGAGACGTCGGCCCCACGTGGCTGCACGGCATCGATGCGGCCATGCTTCGGGGCGCGCCGGCCTTTGCCGAGGTGGCGCACCATATCGCGTCGAGGCTGGACGGCGCGGTCATCGTGGGCCATAACGTCAGGTTCGATATGCGCATGATCGGCAACCAGCTGTCGGCGGCGGGAATCGACATCGACTGGGGTTCGGCGATCGACACATTGCGCGCGACGGGCTGCACGCTCGACCAGGCGTGCTCAGAACACGGTGTGGTGTTGGAGGTCGCCCACCGTGCTATCGCCGACGCGCGCGCGACAGCGGGTCTGCTGTTCGCAACGAGCGACCGCTACCTCGAGACCTGCCGGCCGGCCGTCGCCCGGCCGCTGCGGGTGACACCGGTACGGGTATGCGCGCGTGAGGGGCACATCGACGTGTTGCCGCCGGCGCCCTATCTGGCGGCGCTCGCCGGCGGTCTGCACAGCAGTCCCGACGTTGCCCCGTATGTGCAATTGCTCGCCACCGCGATCGCCGATCTGCGATTGACGGCCGACGAACGCGCCGCACTGCGATCACTCGCCCAAGAACTCGGTCTCGACGAGTGGGAGATCGCGCGAGCGCACCGCGAGTTCGTCAATGGGCTCATCGATGCCGCCGTCGAGGATGGCGTCGTCACCGATGACGAACATGGCGATATCTGTCGCGCTGCAGCTCTGCTCGGCGTCGAGATCGACGCGGTCATGGTCCGGATCGAACCCTTCCGTGCCGTCACCGGCGATATGGATCTCATCCCGGGTATGTCGGTGTGCTTCACCGGACAGGGCGAACTCGGCGGTGTCGTGATCGACCGGAAGACCCAGGAGGGCATGGCGCAGAAGCACGGCCTGGTGGTCGTCACGTCGGTCACCAAGAACCGGCCAGACCTCGTCGTCGCCGCCGACGGCGACTCGCGCTCGGCCAACGCGCGCAGAGCCCGTGAACTGGGCGTCCCCATATGCTCGTTCTCCGAGTTCGCGCGCGCCCTTGAATCGGGCGGCCCCGTGCCGTCCGCGAGAGCCGCGTCCGCCGGTGCCGCGATGGTGTGCATCACCTGCGGATCGTCATGGATGGCACCGAGGAAGGTCTTGGCTTCCGTCTGCGTCGACTGCTCCCGAGCCAGGCTCCTGGGACCGAAGCCGACGGAGACCGCATCATCGACGGCCGAAGCCCACTGCGACAAGAAAGAGCAGACGGTGTGA